A portion of the Thermoanaerobaculum aquaticum genome contains these proteins:
- a CDS encoding thymidine phosphorylase translates to MNFTEVIAKKRDGLALSAEEIGRFVKGATDGSISDVQLAAMLMAICIRGANSAETQALVQAMAASGEQWHLRESFPDAVDKHSTGGVGDTVSLVFAPWVAACGVPVAMMAGAGLGHTQGTLDKLAAIPGFVPAGQRGQAFASLERCGVVFARQSESIAPADRKLYALRDVTATVPSLPLIVSSIMSKKLAVGAGKLVLDVKCGKGAFRKTLAEARELAEALVSVAKGAGVAVRAVISAMDEPLGPVLGCAEEVREAIACLEGRGDARLLALTRQLAQHALELSGKGAEEALQVLDQALVSGRARAKFEELVVAHGGDPDPAALPQCKNRLEVTSPAEGFITAVDGELLGWVAVEAGAGRRYPGDEVDLSAFVRVLVRVGERVEAGQPLAVVGWSSRPLDREGLEQRVRRAFTLGPEPVIPGPLVLAELA, encoded by the coding sequence GTGAACTTCACGGAGGTTATTGCCAAAAAGCGGGACGGGCTGGCACTTTCGGCCGAAGAGATTGGCCGCTTCGTGAAGGGTGCCACCGACGGCAGCATCAGCGATGTGCAGCTGGCGGCCATGCTCATGGCCATCTGCATCCGCGGGGCCAACTCAGCCGAAACCCAGGCGCTGGTGCAGGCCATGGCCGCCTCGGGCGAGCAGTGGCACCTCCGGGAAAGCTTTCCCGATGCGGTGGACAAGCACTCCACCGGCGGCGTGGGCGACACAGTGTCCTTGGTCTTTGCCCCATGGGTGGCGGCGTGCGGGGTGCCGGTGGCCATGATGGCCGGTGCCGGCCTCGGTCACACCCAGGGAACGCTGGACAAGCTGGCGGCCATTCCGGGTTTTGTGCCGGCGGGCCAGCGTGGGCAGGCTTTCGCCAGTTTGGAGCGTTGCGGCGTGGTCTTTGCTCGCCAATCGGAAAGCATTGCTCCGGCCGACCGCAAGCTTTACGCCCTGCGGGACGTGACCGCCACTGTCCCCTCGCTGCCTTTGATCGTTTCCTCGATCATGTCCAAGAAGCTGGCGGTGGGCGCCGGCAAGCTGGTGTTGGACGTCAAGTGCGGCAAGGGGGCTTTCCGCAAAACGCTTGCGGAGGCCCGGGAGCTGGCCGAAGCCCTGGTGAGCGTCGCCAAGGGGGCCGGGGTGGCCGTGAGGGCGGTGATTTCCGCCATGGACGAGCCTCTGGGCCCGGTCCTGGGGTGCGCCGAGGAAGTGCGGGAAGCCATCGCTTGCCTGGAAGGCCGGGGGGATGCCCGCCTTTTGGCCTTAACCCGGCAGCTCGCCCAGCACGCTCTGGAGCTTTCCGGTAAAGGCGCAGAGGAAGCCTTGCAGGTGCTGGATCAGGCCCTGGTTTCTGGCCGGGCACGGGCCAAGTTTGAGGAGCTGGTGGTGGCCCACGGCGGCGACCCCGACCCGGCGGCTCTCCCGCAATGCAAGAACCGGCTGGAGGTGACAAGCCCCGCCGAAGGTTTTATCACCGCGGTGGACGGGGAGCTGTTGGGTTGGGTGGCGGTGGAAGCCGGCGCCGGGCGCCGTTACCCCGGGGATGAGGTGGACCTTTCGGCGTTCGTGCGCGTGCTGGTGCGGGTGGGGGAGCGCGTGGAAGCCGGGCAGCCGCTGGCGGTGGTGGGCTGGTCCTCCCGCCCCTTGGACCGCGAGGGTTTGGAGCAAAGGGTGCGCCGGGCCTTCACCCTGGGACCGGAACCGGTGATTCCCGGCCCGCTGGTGCTGGCCGAGCTGGCGTAA
- a CDS encoding ABC-F family ATP-binding cassette domain-containing protein, with product MLYRLQDVVVEFGGHRVFGPLSFQHNPGEKLVLVGRNGSGKSTLLKVIAGDLEPSAGSIVKAKELAIARVEQILSAPPGTPVLTFVLEAFPGLLELEAQRQSLAERLSDPQALAAYQKVEDELAKMEADRARPRAQAYLQGLGIPQELHHLPLGQLSGGQKTRVALARALLSPAELLLLDEPSNHLDLVGTEFLAEALRERKKAVLVVTHDRALMDAVGGDILELAGGMLERYRGPFARYQKERQARREQQKKAFELQQAEIARQEEFIRRNIAGQNTRQAQARIKLLEKLERVAPPPPDPQPIKLRWPAVARSGDRVVEARGLVVGYQNPVLKQVDLTLGRGERLALVGRNGSGKSTLLKTLAGVLPPLAGSLRWGTGVVCGYYDQEQDLLASGGSVLGYLESLRPDWSPLEVRNWAGAFGLSGEAAERPLEVLSGGERSRVQLAGLLAQAPNLLLLDEPTNHLDLPTCAVLEEALKDFPGAVVFVSHDRALVEAVATGVVLVAEGSVQPVNSVSEAFASLGLEKPRTKTPAAPGRRRSPQEEERRQLQRELTRMEQALAEVEGELLAIEKSIGELEAELTHPEVIADPQRLAFLASNLQALKTKQESLWQRWCQAAEAVESFRTVLRAATLQ from the coding sequence ATGCTGTACCGGCTGCAAGACGTGGTGGTGGAGTTCGGTGGCCACAGGGTGTTTGGTCCCCTTTCTTTCCAGCACAACCCGGGGGAAAAGCTGGTTTTGGTGGGCCGCAACGGCAGCGGGAAGAGCACGCTTTTAAAGGTCATCGCCGGCGATTTGGAGCCCAGTGCCGGCAGCATCGTTAAGGCCAAGGAGCTCGCCATTGCGCGGGTGGAGCAGATCCTCTCCGCCCCACCGGGCACACCGGTTCTTACCTTTGTCCTGGAAGCGTTTCCAGGGCTTCTGGAGCTAGAAGCCCAACGGCAAAGCCTGGCGGAAAGGCTCAGCGATCCCCAGGCTCTTGCGGCTTACCAGAAAGTGGAAGACGAGCTGGCCAAAATGGAAGCCGATCGGGCCCGACCACGAGCCCAAGCCTACCTGCAAGGTCTGGGCATTCCCCAGGAGCTGCACCACCTGCCTCTGGGTCAGCTTTCGGGGGGACAAAAGACCCGGGTGGCCTTAGCTCGGGCGCTCCTCTCCCCGGCGGAGCTTTTGCTTTTGGATGAGCCTTCCAACCATTTGGACCTGGTGGGCACCGAGTTTCTGGCCGAAGCCTTGCGGGAACGGAAAAAGGCGGTGCTGGTGGTAACCCACGACCGCGCGCTCATGGATGCGGTAGGGGGCGACATCCTTGAGCTGGCGGGAGGCATGCTGGAACGCTACCGCGGGCCCTTTGCCCGTTACCAAAAGGAACGGCAAGCCCGCCGGGAGCAGCAGAAGAAAGCCTTTGAGCTGCAGCAGGCGGAAATTGCCCGGCAGGAGGAGTTCATCCGCCGGAACATTGCCGGCCAGAACACCCGTCAAGCGCAAGCGCGCATCAAGCTCCTGGAAAAGCTGGAACGGGTGGCGCCGCCGCCTCCGGACCCTCAACCCATCAAGCTGCGCTGGCCGGCGGTGGCCCGCAGCGGGGACCGGGTGGTGGAAGCCCGGGGTTTGGTGGTGGGCTACCAAAATCCGGTCCTCAAACAGGTGGACCTGACCCTCGGCCGGGGGGAGCGGCTGGCGCTGGTGGGGCGTAACGGCTCCGGCAAAAGCACGCTTTTGAAAACCCTCGCTGGGGTGCTGCCGCCTTTGGCCGGTTCCCTTCGCTGGGGTACCGGAGTGGTGTGCGGGTACTACGACCAGGAGCAGGACCTGTTGGCTTCGGGAGGCTCGGTCTTGGGCTATCTGGAGTCACTGCGCCCGGACTGGTCGCCCCTGGAGGTGCGAAACTGGGCCGGTGCCTTTGGGCTTTCCGGAGAAGCCGCGGAAAGGCCTCTTGAGGTTCTCTCCGGTGGCGAGCGCTCCCGGGTGCAGCTGGCCGGGCTTTTGGCGCAGGCGCCCAACCTCTTGCTCTTGGACGAGCCCACCAACCACCTGGACTTGCCCACCTGCGCAGTCTTGGAAGAAGCGCTGAAGGATTTTCCCGGTGCCGTCGTGTTCGTGAGCCACGACCGCGCCCTGGTGGAAGCGGTGGCCACAGGCGTGGTGCTGGTGGCTGAAGGATCGGTACAACCGGTGAACTCGGTGTCCGAGGCCTTTGCCTCCCTGGGGCTGGAAAAACCCAGGACCAAGACCCCAGCAGCCCCGGGCCGCCGCCGCAGCCCGCAGGAGGAGGAAAGACGCCAGCTCCAGCGGGAGCTTACGCGCATGGAGCAGGCGCTGGCCGAGGTGGAAGGGGAGCTTTTGGCCATCGAAAAGAGCATTGGTGAGCTGGAAGCGGAGCTCACCCACCCGGAGGTGATCGCCGACCCCCAGCGCTTGGCTTTCCTCGCCTCCAACCTGCAAGCCCTCAAGACCAAACAAGAATCCCTCTGGCAGCGCTGGTGCCAGGCAGCGGAAGCGGTGGAGAGCTTTCGGACGGTCCTCCGCGCTGCGACCCTGCAGTGA